The Globicephala melas chromosome 20, mGloMel1.2, whole genome shotgun sequence genome contains a region encoding:
- the RSKR gene encoding LOW QUALITY PROTEIN: ribosomal protein S6 kinase-related protein (The sequence of the model RefSeq protein was modified relative to this genomic sequence to represent the inferred CDS: deleted 1 base in 1 codon; substituted 1 base at 1 genomic stop codon) — protein sequence MGAVSCRKGQHAQMAAPHKQGGNIQGPWVPWVRGXKSLWPGVGTTRSGLKELLWGLQGHQFLHQEPLEPAPLLVEKPLPEWPVPQFINLFLPEFPIRPLRGHQQLKILGLVAKGSFGTVLKVLDCGQKAVFVVKVVPKVKVLQRDNLRQCKEEVSIQRQINHPFVHSLGDSWQGKRHLFMMCSYCSTDLYSLWSAVGCFSEASIRLFAAELILVLCYLHDFGIIHRDVKMENILLDERGHLKLTDFGLSRHLPQGTRAYTICGTLQYMAPEVLSGGPYNHAADWWSLGVLLFSLSTGKFPVPAERDHVAMLASVTHYDSVIPASLNQGLSLLLHELLCQNPLHRLRYLHHFQVHPFFRGVAFDPELLQKHPVNFVMETQATQLSPSPESTFFKDFDCNLESFLVHPSLA from the exons ATGGGAGCAGTGAGTTGTCGGAAGGGGCAACATGCCCAGATGGCTGCTCCTCATAAG CAGGGTGGCAACATCCAGGGCCCCTGGGTC CCCTGGGTCCGAGGCTAGAAGAGCCTCTGGCCAGGTGTGGGGACCACCAGGTCAGGTCTGAAAGAGTTGCTGTGGGGACTACAGGGGCATCAGTTCCTGCACCAGGAGCCCCTGGAGCCAGCCCCACTGCTAGTAGAGAAGCCTCTGCCTGAGTGGCCAGTGCCTCAGTTCATCAACCTCTTTCTGCCGGAGTTTCCTATTAGGCCCCTTAGGGGGCATCAGCAGCTGAAG ATTTTAGGCCTTGTGGCTAAAGGCTCCTTTGGAACTGTCCTCAAGGTGCTAGACTGTGGCCAGAAAGCAGTATTTGTGGTGAAG GTGGTGCCCAAGGTAAAGGTCCTACAGAGGGACAACCTGAGGCAGTGCAAAGAGGAGGTCAGCATCCAG CGACAGATCAACCATCCTTTTGTACACAGTTTGGGGGACAGCTGGCAGGGAAAACGGCACCTCTTCATGA TGTGTAGCTACTGCAGCACAGATCTGTACTCCCTGTGGTCCGCTGTTGGCTGCTTTAGTGAGGCTTCCATCCGCCTCTTTGCTGCTGAGCTGATCCTGGTGCTGT GCTATCTCCATGACTTCGGCATCATCCATCGAGATGTGAAG ATGGAGAATATCCTTCTGGATGAACGAG GCCATCTGAAACTGACAGACTTTGGCCTGTCCCGCCACCTGCCCCAAGGAACCCGAGCCTATACTATCTGTGGCACTCTTCAGTACATGG CCCCAGAGGTCCTGAGTGGAGGGCCTTACAACCATGCTGCTGATTGGTGGTCCCTGGGTgtcttgcttttctctctgtcaACTGGAAAG TTCCCAGTGCCCGCAGAGAGAGATCATGTGGCCATGTTGGCAAGTGTGACCCACTATGACTCTGTGATCCCAGCTTCTCTTAACCAGGGGCTCTCACTCCTGCTCCATGAG CTGTTATGCCAGAATCCCCTCCACCGTCTACGTTATTTGCATCACTTCCAGGTCCACCCTTTCTTTCGGGGTGTGGCCTTTGACCCAGAGCTCCTACAGAAGCATCCAGTGAACTTTGTCATGGAGACACAAGCTACCCAGCTCAGTCCATCACCGGAGTCCACGTTCTTCAAGGACTTTGACTGTAATCTGGAGTCCTTCCTGGTGCACCCCAGCCTGGCTTGA